The following is a genomic window from Pseudomonadota bacterium.
GAGATCACGCCGTTGCTCTCGGCCCACGCGTCGTACTGGTCGAAGAAGGTCTTCTGCTCGGCCTCGCCGGCCTTGCCTGTGAGGCCGCCCTCGTAGCTGCCGTCGCCGTAGACGCGGCTGGTCGGCCAGCCGGTCTCGCAGTAGGCGATGGTGTGGTCGGGGTGAAGAGCCTGGATGTCGTTGTAGGTGGACTCGGTCCACTCCATGGCTACGTCCAGGACCTTGTCGTTCCAGAAGGCGTAGGCGTGGAGGCAGATGAAGTCGAGCTCGTTGGCGATGCGCGGGGCCTGGGGCTTGTTCCAGAAGTTGTAGTCATCGGCCACGGTGACGGGTTGCTTCACGGCACCGCGCACGCGGCGGATCTGCTCGACGACGTAGTCGAGATCGGTGATCCGGTGGTAGGACCAGTCGACGAGGATCTCGTTGCCCACGTTCACGGCCACGACGATGTCGGGGAAGGCGTTGGCGTACTCGATGGCGAGGCGCACCTGCTCGTCGTTCTCCTCATCGCTCTTGTGCGAGTCGAGCCAGATGCCCTGCATCACACGGATGGGGAGGTCGTTCTCCTCGATCACCTCCAGGATGTTCTTCGACTGGGGGTCGGCGCCGTAGAGGCGGATCAGGTTCCAGCGCTCGGCGAGGATGGTGAGGTCTTCGAGGATGTGCGCCTTGGACGTGAGGGCGCCGCCGGGGGCCTCGCCGTCGCGGTAGGCGCCGTAGGAGATGCCGTTGGCGATGGACTCACCGTTGAGCATCGGCGCAAAGGAGCGCTTCTCGACGGCGACGACGGCCGTCTCGCTCTCTCTTTTACCTGCCACTGGGGCCTCACCTGCGTCCTCGGGAGCTTCCCCGGTGCTGCATGCCGCCAGCGAGCCGATCATCACCCCCACCCAAATACTCTTCAGAAGGTCCATTGTTCTTATCCCAATCGCCAGGAAATTCCGTGAAGGAACAACTTACTACGCCGGGGCGATTCTTGCTGGCGGATAGAAACAA
Proteins encoded in this region:
- a CDS encoding glycosyl hydrolase family 17 protein, with the protein product MDLLKSIWVGVMIGSLAACSTGEAPEDAGEAPVAGKRESETAVVAVEKRSFAPMLNGESIANGISYGAYRDGEAPGGALTSKAHILEDLTILAERWNLIRLYGADPQSKNILEVIEENDLPIRVMQGIWLDSHKSDEENDEQVRLAIEYANAFPDIVVAVNVGNEILVDWSYHRITDLDYVVEQIRRVRGAVKQPVTVADDYNFWNKPQAPRIANELDFICLHAYAFWNDKVLDVAMEWTESTYNDIQALHPDHTIAYCETGWPTSRVYGDGSYEGGLTGKAGEAEQKTFFDQYDAWAESNGVISFYFSSFDENWKGGFDGDNPMDKAEKHWGLYKSDRTPKVALQ